From Cellulomonas chengniuliangii, the proteins below share one genomic window:
- a CDS encoding helix-turn-helix domain-containing protein, whose product MSSSLSTAPAAPPEWPGAVDLLAALGDPMLALMDELSTTMFCAKDVDGRYVAVNQAFVDRTPERSRRAVVGRCAGDLFVTSLAEHYVQQDAQVLSTGRAVRHVLELIRRPGGGPGWYLTSKQPVRLDGRLVGLVSVSQDLRSQDTDDVAVSSLSRVVELVRERITDGITVADMAAAAGCSPSTLDRRMRKVFSLSPQQFVLRARIDHATALLAVDGVALAEVAVRAGFSDQAAFTRTFGRLTGETPAQYRRRSSTR is encoded by the coding sequence ATGAGCAGCTCTCTGTCCACGGCGCCGGCGGCGCCGCCCGAATGGCCCGGCGCCGTCGACCTGCTCGCGGCCCTGGGCGACCCGATGCTCGCCCTGATGGACGAGCTGTCCACCACGATGTTCTGCGCGAAGGACGTCGACGGGCGTTACGTGGCCGTCAACCAGGCATTCGTGGACCGGACGCCCGAACGCTCCCGTCGGGCCGTCGTCGGCCGCTGCGCGGGCGACCTCTTCGTCACGTCGCTCGCTGAGCACTACGTCCAGCAAGACGCCCAGGTGCTGTCCACCGGACGCGCGGTCCGGCACGTCCTGGAGCTGATCCGGCGCCCCGGCGGCGGCCCGGGGTGGTATCTCACCTCCAAGCAGCCCGTGCGCCTCGACGGGCGCCTGGTGGGCCTGGTCAGCGTCTCGCAGGACCTGCGCAGCCAGGACACGGACGACGTCGCCGTGAGCTCCCTGTCGCGGGTGGTGGAGCTGGTGCGCGAGCGGATCACCGACGGGATCACCGTGGCGGACATGGCCGCGGCGGCCGGCTGCTCCCCCTCGACCCTCGACCGGCGGATGCGCAAGGTGTTCTCGCTCTCACCGCAGCAGTTCGTCCTCCGCGCCCGCATCGACCATGCCACCGCCCTGCTGGCGGTGGACGGCGTCGCCCTGGCCGAGGTGGCGGTGCGTGCGGGGTTCTCCGACCAGGCGGCGTTCACCCGCACGTTCGGGCGGCTCACGGGCGAGACACCAGCCCAGTACCGACGCAGATCGTCGACACGCTGA
- a CDS encoding bifunctional proline dehydrogenase/L-glutamate gamma-semialdehyde dehydrogenase gives MRISTALVEESLALADRWVAATAAGETPRERRTTARLAALVSDPVGLDLAVRFVDRVARPEDVRVAARELAGLAAAQSAAAGFLGPVDRALLACGARLATVLPGVVVPAARVRLRQLVGHLVADAGPGLGGRLARARADGFRLNLNLLGEAVLGEREAAQRLERVIALVERPDVDYVSVKASAVASQLSTWDTVGSRDRLVFRLRPLCLAAARHGVFVNLDMEEYRDLALTVQVFERLVLDPALLHAEAGIVLQAYLPDAVAALDELTEIAARRRAAGGARIKVRLVKGANLAMERVEAELHGWEQAPFRSKPEVDAQYVRLLDRALQPERTAMVRIGAASHNLFHVALAHLLSEDRGVGEALDIEMLQGMAPAQARAVRDDVGDVLLYTPAVARADFDVAISYLVRRLEENAAPQNYLHALFSPEGGHGLDGQREAFLASVRDAQEPTSPPQRTPRGEAVEPPPGAPFANAPDTDPAVAEHRRWAGDLLTRDVDVPDGIVVDTVAGVDRAVERASAVAAGWAGASPRDRARLLRRAALHLERARTDLVATMVQEAGKTVAEADPEVSEAVDFARYYADQAERLADGSTPGAHFRPEGLTVVTPPWNFPVAIPVGSVLAALAAGSPVIVKPAPPTPRCVQVAMGAVHRAMDELGTPRDVLQVVLAPEGSVGRRLVSHPAVRRVLLTGAIETARLFASWRPDLDVLAETSGKNALVVTPSADLDLAVADVVRSAFGHAGQKCSAASLLILVGSAGRSERLRRQLVDAVESLQVGSPDDLATTMGPLTEPATGKLLHALTELDPGERWVVRPRRLDDEGRLWTPGVKVGVAPGSPFHITEYFGPVLGIMRVETLDEAIVLQNAVPFGLTGGLHSLDENEIDRWLDRVEVGNAYVNRHITGAIVRRQPFGGWKASVVGPGAKAGGPDYVAELGVWSDSPDVPREDADWLAWALADDARCWAQDLGVEHDPSGLRAESNVLRYRPVPHLTIRVGAGAREVEVERVLAAARLVGTPVTVSRLDVDDDDAFAAHVREGRVEGRIRVVGKVEGLRAAASHRIGHVTVLDCPVLASARRELLTVLRAQSISRTRHRFGHVEARDGAG, from the coding sequence ATGCGCATCAGCACCGCCCTGGTCGAGGAGTCGCTCGCCCTCGCCGACCGTTGGGTCGCCGCCACGGCAGCGGGGGAGACCCCGCGTGAGCGCCGCACCACGGCCCGCCTCGCAGCGCTCGTCTCCGACCCGGTGGGCCTGGACCTCGCGGTGCGGTTCGTCGACCGCGTGGCACGCCCAGAGGACGTGCGCGTCGCGGCGCGCGAGCTCGCCGGGCTCGCCGCCGCGCAGTCGGCGGCCGCCGGATTCCTCGGCCCGGTCGACCGGGCCCTGCTGGCCTGCGGCGCGCGGCTCGCCACCGTTCTGCCGGGCGTGGTGGTGCCGGCCGCACGCGTCCGGCTGCGCCAGCTCGTGGGCCACCTGGTGGCCGACGCCGGGCCGGGCCTGGGAGGGCGCCTCGCCCGGGCCCGGGCCGACGGGTTCCGCCTCAACCTCAACCTGCTCGGCGAGGCGGTGCTGGGGGAGCGCGAGGCAGCGCAGCGGCTGGAGCGGGTGATCGCGCTGGTCGAGCGCCCCGACGTGGACTACGTCTCGGTCAAGGCGTCGGCGGTCGCGAGCCAGCTCTCCACCTGGGACACCGTGGGAAGCCGCGACCGGCTCGTCTTCCGGCTGCGTCCGCTGTGCCTGGCGGCCGCCCGCCACGGGGTGTTCGTCAACCTCGACATGGAGGAGTACCGCGACCTGGCGCTCACCGTCCAGGTCTTCGAGCGGCTGGTGCTCGACCCGGCACTCCTGCACGCCGAGGCGGGCATTGTGCTCCAGGCGTACCTTCCCGACGCTGTCGCGGCGCTCGACGAGCTCACAGAGATCGCCGCCCGGCGCCGGGCGGCGGGCGGTGCTCGGATCAAGGTCCGCCTGGTCAAGGGCGCCAACCTCGCCATGGAGCGGGTCGAGGCCGAGCTGCACGGCTGGGAGCAGGCGCCGTTCCGCTCCAAGCCCGAGGTGGACGCCCAGTACGTGCGGCTCCTCGACCGGGCTCTCCAGCCCGAGCGGACCGCGATGGTGCGGATCGGGGCCGCGAGCCACAACCTCTTCCACGTCGCGCTCGCGCACCTGCTCTCCGAGGACCGAGGCGTCGGAGAGGCGCTGGACATCGAGATGCTGCAGGGCATGGCGCCCGCCCAGGCGCGCGCCGTGCGCGACGATGTCGGCGACGTCCTGCTGTACACGCCCGCGGTGGCGCGCGCCGACTTCGACGTGGCCATCTCCTACCTGGTGCGCCGCCTCGAGGAGAACGCGGCGCCGCAGAACTACCTGCACGCGCTCTTCAGCCCCGAGGGCGGGCACGGTCTCGACGGGCAGCGCGAGGCGTTCCTCGCGTCCGTCCGCGACGCCCAGGAGCCCACCAGCCCGCCGCAGCGCACACCTCGGGGCGAGGCGGTCGAACCGCCGCCGGGCGCCCCGTTCGCCAACGCGCCCGACACCGACCCCGCTGTCGCGGAGCACCGCCGATGGGCGGGCGACCTGCTGACGCGGGACGTCGACGTGCCCGATGGCATCGTCGTGGACACCGTCGCCGGGGTGGACCGGGCCGTCGAGCGGGCCTCCGCTGTGGCCGCCGGATGGGCGGGCGCCTCGCCCCGAGACCGGGCGCGGTTGCTGCGGCGTGCGGCCCTGCACCTCGAGAGGGCACGCACCGACCTCGTCGCCACCATGGTGCAGGAGGCCGGCAAGACCGTCGCCGAGGCCGATCCCGAGGTCAGCGAGGCAGTCGACTTCGCCCGCTACTACGCGGACCAGGCCGAGCGCCTGGCCGACGGGTCGACGCCCGGCGCCCATTTCCGCCCGGAGGGCCTCACGGTGGTCACCCCGCCGTGGAACTTCCCCGTCGCGATCCCCGTCGGCTCGGTGCTGGCCGCCCTGGCTGCCGGCTCGCCCGTGATCGTCAAGCCCGCGCCCCCCACACCCCGCTGCGTCCAGGTGGCGATGGGCGCGGTGCACCGGGCGATGGACGAGCTCGGGACGCCGCGCGACGTGCTGCAGGTGGTGCTCGCGCCCGAGGGCAGCGTGGGGCGCAGGCTCGTGAGCCATCCGGCTGTGCGTCGGGTGCTGCTCACCGGGGCGATCGAGACCGCCAGGCTCTTCGCGTCCTGGCGCCCCGACCTGGACGTCCTCGCCGAGACCTCCGGCAAGAACGCGCTGGTCGTCACCCCCTCCGCGGACCTCGACCTGGCTGTCGCCGACGTGGTGCGCTCGGCATTCGGCCACGCGGGCCAGAAGTGCTCGGCCGCGTCGCTGCTCATCCTGGTGGGGTCGGCCGGGCGCTCGGAGCGGCTGCGCCGCCAGCTCGTGGACGCCGTCGAGTCGTTGCAGGTCGGATCCCCGGACGACCTGGCCACCACGATGGGCCCGCTCACGGAGCCGGCCACGGGCAAGTTGCTGCACGCGCTGACGGAGCTGGACCCGGGGGAGCGCTGGGTGGTGCGGCCTCGGCGGCTCGACGACGAGGGGCGGCTGTGGACTCCCGGCGTGAAGGTCGGCGTCGCCCCCGGGTCCCCGTTCCACATCACCGAGTACTTCGGGCCTGTCCTCGGCATCATGCGGGTCGAGACCCTCGACGAGGCGATCGTGCTGCAGAACGCCGTCCCCTTCGGCCTCACGGGCGGGCTGCACTCGCTCGACGAGAACGAGATCGACCGGTGGCTCGACCGGGTCGAGGTCGGCAACGCCTACGTCAACCGGCACATCACGGGAGCGATCGTCCGGCGCCAGCCCTTCGGCGGGTGGAAGGCGTCTGTCGTGGGCCCGGGGGCAAAGGCGGGTGGCCCGGACTACGTCGCCGAGCTGGGCGTCTGGTCGGACTCACCCGACGTGCCGCGTGAGGACGCCGACTGGCTCGCCTGGGCCTTGGCCGACGACGCGCGGTGCTGGGCGCAGGACCTGGGCGTCGAGCACGACCCGAGCGGCCTGCGCGCGGAGTCGAACGTCCTGCGCTACCGGCCCGTCCCCCACCTGACGATCCGGGTCGGCGCTGGCGCCCGGGAGGTGGAGGTCGAGCGCGTCCTCGCCGCCGCGCGCCTCGTCGGGACGCCGGTCACCGTCAGCCGGCTCGACGTCGACGACGACGATGCCTTCGCCGCCCATGTCCGTGAGGGCAGGGTGGAGGGCAGGATCCGGGTGGTGGGCAAGGTCGAGGGCCTGCGGGCTGCGGCGTCCCATCGGATCGGCCACGTGACCGTTCTCGACTGCCCCGTGCTGGCGAGCGCCCGTCGCGAGCTGCTCACCGTGCTGCGCGCCCAGTCGATCAGCCGGACCCGCCACCGGTTCGGCCACGTCGAGGCGCGGGACGGCGCGGGCTAG
- a CDS encoding fluoride efflux transporter FluC, with protein MVVGVAVGSGVGAQLRFATERLHARARERRGLGRPSFPWATLTVNVVGSVALGAAAALAARGVISSPWLTVLGIGLAGGLTTFSTFALDVVSLARDHRVAHAVLDIALHLALGLGAGAAMFHILL; from the coding sequence GTGGTGGTAGGCGTCGCCGTCGGGTCAGGCGTCGGCGCGCAGCTCCGCTTCGCCACCGAGCGGCTGCACGCGCGAGCCCGGGAGCGCCGAGGACTCGGGCGCCCATCCTTCCCATGGGCGACCCTCACGGTGAACGTCGTGGGCTCGGTGGCGCTCGGGGCCGCCGCGGCGCTCGCCGCCCGCGGGGTGATCAGCTCGCCGTGGCTCACCGTGCTCGGCATCGGCCTGGCCGGCGGCCTCACGACCTTCTCGACGTTCGCGCTCGACGTCGTGAGCCTGGCACGCGACCACCGGGTGGCGCACGCCGTCCTCGACATCGCCCTGCACCTGGCCCTCGGGCTCGGCGCCGGCGCGGCGATGTTCCACATCCTGCTCTGA
- a CDS encoding LLM class flavin-dependent oxidoreductase — MTSTRTTPLSVLDLAPVSAGSTSRDALLDSTALARRADELGYSRFWVAEHHSMPAVASTSPAVLISHLASATRRVRVGSGGVMLPNHPPLVIAEQFAMLEALHPGRIDLGIGRAPGADPMTAAALRRTVEGLGAEDFPRELRDLRAMLGQEDAGRASSAARRLIATPVQESTPQVWLLGSSLFSAQLAGELGLPFSYASHFATGRTLEAAAAYRAAFRPSAVLDQPHLMVSASVIVAGSDEEAEYLAGPSRVMSLSLRSGRLGPVVSPDEARELLAALDPQAARDFFAQSPGTQVATTAERAVAELDDLVARSGADELLVTSTTHDLAARVRTLEALAEGWGLTPSGQESSPASGAADPASAAAAV; from the coding sequence GTGACCAGCACCCGCACCACCCCGTTGTCCGTGCTCGACCTCGCCCCCGTCAGCGCCGGCTCCACCAGCCGCGACGCGCTGCTGGACTCCACCGCCCTGGCCCGCCGCGCCGACGAGCTCGGCTACTCGCGCTTCTGGGTGGCCGAGCACCACTCGATGCCGGCGGTGGCCTCGACCAGTCCCGCAGTGCTCATCAGCCACCTGGCCAGCGCCACCCGCCGGGTGCGGGTCGGATCGGGCGGCGTGATGCTGCCGAACCACCCGCCGCTGGTGATCGCCGAGCAGTTCGCCATGCTCGAGGCGCTGCACCCGGGGCGGATCGACCTGGGCATCGGGCGGGCGCCCGGCGCCGACCCGATGACGGCGGCAGCCCTGCGCCGCACCGTGGAAGGGCTGGGCGCCGAGGACTTCCCGCGCGAGCTCCGGGACCTGCGCGCGATGCTGGGCCAGGAGGACGCGGGCCGGGCGAGCAGCGCCGCGCGTCGGCTCATCGCCACGCCGGTCCAAGAGTCGACGCCGCAGGTGTGGCTGCTGGGCTCGAGCCTGTTCAGCGCCCAGCTCGCGGGCGAGCTCGGGCTCCCGTTCAGCTACGCGAGCCACTTCGCGACGGGCCGCACCCTGGAGGCCGCGGCCGCGTACCGGGCCGCGTTCCGCCCGTCGGCGGTGCTGGACCAGCCGCACCTGATGGTGTCGGCCTCGGTGATCGTCGCGGGCTCCGACGAGGAGGCGGAGTACCTCGCCGGGCCCAGCAGGGTCATGTCGCTCAGCCTGCGCAGCGGCCGCCTGGGGCCCGTGGTCTCCCCCGACGAGGCGCGTGAGCTGCTGGCCGCGCTCGACCCGCAGGCGGCCCGGGACTTCTTCGCGCAGTCCCCCGGCACCCAGGTCGCGACCACCGCCGAGCGGGCCGTCGCCGAGCTCGACGACCTGGTCGCGCGCTCGGGGGCGGACGAGCTGCTCGTCACGAGCACGACGCACGACCTGGCAGCCCGGGTCCGCACCCTCGAGGCGCTCGCCGAGGGCTGGGGCCTGACGCCCTCCGGCCAGGAGTCCTCACCGGCGTCCGGCGCAGCCGATCCGGCGTCCGCCGCGGCCGCCGTCTGA
- a CDS encoding fluoride efflux transporter FluC, with product MSRSLAYLLVGVGGAVGGLLRWGATTVVDEAAGAFPWTTFTVNMVGAFALGLLVVGIVGRRQAPPWVRTALGTGLLGGFTTFSAYAHAVDVLATGGEVGTAMAYLVSSVLVGVAAAGAGAAVGARLPARRRRAGDSPTTAHGWSK from the coding sequence ATGAGTCGCTCCCTCGCGTACCTGCTGGTCGGGGTCGGCGGCGCCGTCGGCGGCCTGCTGCGATGGGGCGCCACCACGGTCGTCGACGAGGCCGCTGGCGCATTCCCGTGGACGACCTTCACCGTGAACATGGTCGGCGCGTTCGCGCTGGGGCTGCTGGTCGTGGGGATCGTGGGGCGGCGGCAAGCGCCGCCCTGGGTGCGTACAGCCCTCGGCACCGGCCTCCTGGGCGGCTTCACCACGTTCTCCGCGTACGCGCACGCCGTCGACGTCCTCGCGACGGGCGGCGAGGTGGGGACCGCGATGGCCTACCTGGTGTCGTCCGTCCTCGTCGGGGTCGCCGCTGCCGGCGCGGGGGCGGCTGTGGGCGCGCGACTACCGGCGCGGCGACGCCGCGCCGGCGACTCCCCCACGACCGCCCACGGGTGGAGCAAGTGA
- a CDS encoding M15 family metallopeptidase, whose product MRTSPWRAAVARIRSPVEMRTAASVVAAVLIATLGVAVAFHNGASSPTGARVEPEGVVVLDAARSHRAERARWDRVALAHAVRQSRETLLAAATTAASATAAVEVAAGETAAVQAASADAAAASAGEAAAAWDALAGAMTGLDTAMSHLGARVTAAVAADGGDPAADVPEDAASAPEVLRAGAETESARLAVEAAHHGWAASMDAWRAAEETRAAEEARAAEESRAAPRPSSSPAPEPGPTAPSAGGGRPTDAQGNILWVTSVPTADGDGSNGQMPMSAMCRIPWGADQLGYAQYLRCDAGAALTRLNDAFRAAFGEGIAMDLTYRSYEDQVAMKEAFGALAARPGTSSHGLGTALDVQEWPDVYGFGTARYEWLVANGPSYGWTAPARVRQDGAYPEYWHFEYLP is encoded by the coding sequence GTGAGGACGTCCCCGTGGCGCGCGGCGGTCGCGCGCATCCGCTCGCCCGTCGAGATGAGGACGGCGGCCAGCGTGGTCGCCGCCGTCCTCATCGCGACCCTCGGAGTTGCTGTCGCCTTCCACAACGGGGCATCCAGCCCCACCGGGGCACGCGTGGAGCCGGAGGGCGTGGTGGTGCTCGACGCCGCCCGCTCGCACCGGGCTGAGCGGGCCCGGTGGGACCGCGTCGCGCTCGCACATGCCGTGCGCCAGTCGCGCGAGACGCTGCTGGCAGCCGCGACGACGGCGGCCTCGGCGACCGCGGCGGTCGAGGTGGCGGCTGGCGAGACGGCAGCGGTGCAGGCGGCGTCGGCTGACGCTGCTGCGGCCTCGGCTGGCGAGGCCGCGGCTGCGTGGGACGCCCTCGCCGGGGCGATGACCGGCCTCGACACCGCCATGTCCCACCTCGGGGCGCGCGTCACGGCGGCAGTGGCGGCGGACGGTGGTGATCCGGCGGCGGACGTCCCCGAGGACGCGGCCTCGGCCCCTGAGGTCCTGCGGGCGGGCGCCGAGACCGAGTCGGCCCGGCTGGCGGTCGAGGCGGCTCACCACGGCTGGGCGGCCAGCATGGACGCGTGGCGGGCCGCCGAGGAGACGAGGGCCGCCGAGGAGGCACGGGCGGCTGAGGAGTCACGAGCCGCCCCGCGGCCGAGCTCCTCTCCGGCTCCCGAGCCCGGGCCGACGGCGCCCTCCGCGGGCGGCGGCCGTCCCACCGACGCCCAGGGCAACATCCTGTGGGTCACCTCCGTGCCGACCGCCGACGGCGACGGGTCGAACGGCCAGATGCCGATGTCGGCGATGTGCCGGATCCCGTGGGGCGCCGACCAGCTCGGCTACGCCCAGTACCTGCGCTGCGACGCGGGCGCCGCGCTGACCCGGCTCAACGACGCCTTCCGCGCTGCGTTCGGGGAGGGCATCGCCATGGACCTCACCTACCGCTCCTACGAGGACCAGGTCGCGATGAAGGAGGCCTTCGGGGCGCTCGCGGCGCGACCCGGGACCTCGAGCCACGGGCTCGGCACCGCGCTCGACGTGCAGGAGTGGCCCGACGTGTACGGCTTCGGCACCGCCCGCTACGAGTGGCTGGTCGCGAACGGGCCGTCCTACGGGTGGACGGCCCCAGCACGCGTTCGCCAGGACGGCGCCTACCCGGAGTACTGGCACTTCGAGTACCTGCCCTGA
- a CDS encoding aldo/keto reductase produces the protein MTSLPTLALRGADIPLLGLGTWQSEGDDARRAVRDALALGYRHVDTATGYGNESLVGQGLADSGIPRQDVFLTTKLPPDAAGRERETLERSLADLGVDQVDLWLVHWPPAGAATPSTWEQFIQLRDEGLTRAIGVSNYSIAQIDELVAATGEAPAINQIPWSPGDHDPDLVAAHQERGVALEGYSPFKRTDLEDPVLVEIAAAHDATPRQVVLRWHIEHQVVVIPKSTHRDRIAANFEITGFALTPDEVARIDSLTRVTDAEARS, from the coding sequence ATGACCTCCCTCCCCACCCTCGCGCTGCGCGGCGCGGACATACCCCTCCTCGGGCTCGGCACGTGGCAGTCGGAGGGCGACGACGCCCGCCGTGCGGTGCGCGACGCCCTGGCCCTCGGCTACCGCCACGTGGACACCGCCACCGGCTACGGCAACGAGTCGCTCGTCGGGCAGGGCCTGGCGGACTCGGGCATCCCCCGGCAGGACGTGTTCCTGACCACGAAGCTGCCGCCGGACGCGGCCGGACGCGAGCGCGAGACGCTCGAGCGCTCGCTCGCGGACCTGGGCGTTGACCAGGTGGACCTGTGGCTGGTGCACTGGCCGCCGGCCGGCGCCGCCACCCCGTCCACCTGGGAGCAGTTCATCCAGCTCCGGGACGAAGGGCTGACCCGCGCGATCGGGGTCTCCAACTACTCCATCGCCCAGATCGACGAGCTCGTGGCCGCCACGGGCGAGGCTCCGGCGATCAACCAGATCCCGTGGAGCCCTGGCGATCACGATCCCGACCTGGTCGCGGCGCACCAGGAGCGTGGCGTCGCCCTCGAGGGGTACAGCCCGTTCAAGCGCACCGACCTCGAGGACCCGGTCCTCGTCGAGATCGCCGCAGCCCACGACGCGACCCCGCGACAGGTCGTGCTCCGCTGGCACATCGAGCACCAGGTGGTCGTGATCCCCAAGTCGACCCACCGGGACCGGATCGCGGCCAACTTCGAGATCACCGGGTTCGCCCTGACGCCGGACGAGGTCGCCCGGATCGACTCGTTGACCCGTGTCACGGACGCTGAGGCGCGCTCCTGA
- a CDS encoding Glu/Leu/Phe/Val family dehydrogenase — MTVTGSSTTTAARSPLATAHAQLSSAIEILGYDEGLHAMLATPRREITVAIPLRRDDGSTELFTGYRVQHNISRGPGKGGLRFAPGVDPDEVRALAMWMTWKCAIVDLPYGGAKGGVTIDPRHYSAAELERVTRRYTSEIMPMIGPERDIMAPDIGTDEQTMAWVMDTYSVNKGYTIPAVTTGKPVAMGGSLGRATATSRGVVHAARAALADAGVDLRDVRVAVQGFGKVGSHATRFFAEAGARVVAVSDQYGGVQAPDGLDVPALLAHVAATGTVVGFGGGDPIDNTALLALDVDVLVPAAVEGVLDEETAATVKARWVVEGANGPTTEAGDQVLADRGIVVVPDILANAGGVVVSYFEWVQANQAYWWTEPEIEERLEQRMLASYANVAHVSRAEGLSLRDAALTIGVKRVAEAHQIRGLYP, encoded by the coding sequence ATGACGGTGACCGGTTCGTCGACCACGACCGCAGCACGTTCTCCGCTGGCCACAGCCCACGCCCAGCTCTCCTCAGCCATCGAGATCCTGGGGTACGACGAAGGACTGCACGCGATGCTCGCGACCCCGCGACGCGAGATCACGGTGGCGATCCCCTTGCGCCGGGACGACGGCAGCACCGAGCTGTTCACCGGCTACCGCGTGCAGCACAACATCTCGCGCGGGCCCGGCAAGGGCGGGCTGCGGTTCGCGCCCGGCGTCGACCCGGACGAGGTGCGCGCCCTCGCGATGTGGATGACCTGGAAGTGCGCCATCGTCGACCTGCCCTACGGGGGCGCCAAGGGCGGGGTGACGATCGACCCGCGGCACTACTCCGCCGCGGAGCTCGAGCGGGTGACCCGCCGCTACACCAGCGAGATCATGCCCATGATCGGCCCCGAGCGGGACATCATGGCGCCCGACATCGGCACCGACGAGCAGACCATGGCGTGGGTCATGGACACCTACTCGGTCAACAAGGGCTACACGATCCCGGCGGTCACCACCGGCAAGCCTGTCGCGATGGGCGGCTCGCTCGGCCGCGCCACCGCCACGTCGCGGGGAGTGGTGCACGCGGCACGGGCGGCGCTCGCCGACGCGGGCGTCGACCTGCGTGACGTGCGCGTGGCCGTGCAGGGGTTCGGCAAGGTCGGATCCCACGCGACGCGCTTCTTCGCGGAGGCGGGCGCCCGCGTGGTGGCGGTCTCCGACCAGTACGGCGGCGTCCAGGCCCCCGACGGCCTCGACGTGCCGGCGCTGCTCGCCCACGTGGCCGCGACGGGGACGGTGGTGGGGTTCGGTGGCGGCGACCCGATCGACAACACCGCGCTGCTCGCGCTCGACGTCGACGTGCTGGTCCCGGCCGCTGTCGAGGGCGTCCTCGACGAGGAGACCGCGGCCACCGTCAAGGCGCGCTGGGTGGTCGAGGGCGCGAACGGCCCCACCACGGAGGCCGGCGACCAGGTGCTCGCCGACCGCGGCATCGTCGTGGTGCCCGACATCCTGGCCAACGCGGGCGGCGTGGTCGTCTCGTACTTCGAGTGGGTGCAGGCCAACCAGGCGTACTGGTGGACGGAGCCCGAGATCGAGGAGCGGCTCGAGCAGCGCATGCTGGCCTCCTACGCCAACGTCGCGCACGTCTCGCGGGCGGAGGGCCTGAGCCTGCGCGACGCAGCGCTCACCATCGGCGTCAAGCGGGTCGCCGAGGCCCACCAGATCCGCGGGTTGTACCCCTGA